The nucleotide window GCGAGTTCATGGTCGCAGTGGGCCACATGCCGGACCTCGGTGCGTACGCCGAGTGGCTGCTCGGCGCCTCTGCCGGTGCGATCCCGCTCGCCAAGGCGGCCATCGCCTGCATCGAATTCCGGACCGCCCCCGCTAAAGCGTCTGGCAGGCTCCGCTGGCTGGTCCCACCGGAATGGGTGATGTAAGCGGAAGCAAAGCCGTCGGGCTGGCTCGCTTTTGTTTCCCCGCCCACTCTGCCTGTTGCGTGTCGCATGTCGCTCAATTCTCAGCCAAGGGATTGTTTGGCCCTCGGCCGAACGCATTCGATCGCAGTTCGTCTCTCCGGGTCGGCGTTCGGCGAGCGTGAGTGCTCGCCACCGGTCCCATCCAAGGCCGCAATCGCTTACGCATATTGATATCGCAACTGTTGTCGCAACTGAACGTTGCGGCGATTGCATCGTTGCGAATCGTTCGTGCCTCAGGCCGTTGTTGGGTCAATATCTGGGCTTAAAGCACGTGATTCGTGGGTAGTGATCCGCCAGCGAATTGCCAGTTCATGACCAGCCAAACGCCAGCGAACGTCCAGTCGATGGGGTAGCACTCGTGTCGGGACCTCTTCTCGCGTTGCGAGGCAAACGAGAGTGCGCTTCCACGCTCCTCTTGGTTCGGGTGGGCTGCTGTCACCCGCGCAGAGACCGTTTCCGGCATTCGGGCCACTTCGGCACATTCTGGCTCTCCTGCGTCGGGAAACGATCAGCTCCCACTAATAAGATGGCACGCAGCAACCGAGCGGTTTTGTGTGTGAGGTCGCCTCACACCGTGGTACCAGATCCGCAAAAGCAACTCTTTCACCGATGCCGCTGAAGCCACACATCGACCGCATCGAACTTAATCGCGGGACTGACATACTCGCTGCAAATCGTCCTCACGCCAGAGATTCGGCGTGAGGTGGCTGATTCTTGTGGCACAGGCATGCCGCCGAGAGTCGGTCGGTCCGGTCGCGGTGGCGTTCGACAACGCTTGCAACCGGGCGCAACGTGATGATGCAGCGGCGAACTGCGAAGTTGCCGAGTGCACCGAATGAATGTCGTTGATTGCTCTTATTATTGGTCGATTTGGGCCGATCGCCCTTTTGGCACTGAGGGCGCGCATTCGGCCGTCTTGAGTCACTGCCCGCGTTACTTCCCGAGCGCCTGCTTAATGGCGGCTTCGAGTTCGGCGCGTTTCTGGGGGTGCCCTTTCCACAGCACCTGGCCCGTTGCGTCGAGCAGCACCGCGTGCGGGTAGACCTCCACATCGAACTGGTCGCGAATGCTCCCGGCCTTCACCGGCTCGACGTACATCGCGTAGTTCAGGTTGTGATCGCTCACGTACCGCGACGCCGCCGCCGCCCGGTCCTTCTGCGACACGTCGTCGCACAGAACACCCATCACTTGAAGGCCACTCGCTCCGTAACGCGACTGGAGGTCCTTCAGGATCGGGATCGCCCGCGGGCAGTGGACGCAGGCGGTGGTCGCGAACTCGACCAGCACCACCGAACCAGGGCGAACGGAGTCGGACTCCCACGGGCGCTCGAGCGTGTCGAGGAGCGTAAACTTGCCGACTGTACGACCCGCACCTCCGACCGGCCGTGCCCCGCTGCCCGACGGGGAGAACGCCGGCGGGCTCTTGGGCAGCGGCGGCAGCGGCGGCGGACCGTTCGGGTTCGGAACGGTCGTCACGGGCGGCCGGAACGGGGTCTTCGTGTCGTCCGCCACATTCTCGGGGCGAACGGGCCGGGGGGACGGCGAAGGCGGCGAAAACAGGTCCGGTTCGGGCGTGTTGCCGGTCGTCGGTGCGGCGCCACTCGCCGCGGGTGCGGTCCCGCTCCCGATTGAGGACGGGGGCACCGCGTTGGTCGGGCCGGTCGGGGACCACGCGTCGCCTGGCTTCCGGGCCGGGCCGGG belongs to Gemmata obscuriglobus and includes:
- a CDS encoding TlpA family protein disulfide reductase: MRSAGAGLIVAALLALVGCRSTDQKNADRGPTGLGAGRSKGDAKDGKDAKGGGTKTPPWLDEVSRTPGGTLPKATQPTDPKDRNFNAKTASREAIAGYVYGPDGQPARNVPVRFKKLGEPADAGAPIDLATNNEGYVSANGLRTGDSYELSVSVATQDGKTYAGSVQTVVPNAALRIDLRDDLPPRADAAPPGGTVPPGPARKPGDAWSPTGPTNAVPPSSIGSGTAPAASGAAPTTGNTPEPDLFSPPSPSPRPVRPENVADDTKTPFRPPVTTVPNPNGPPPLPPLPKSPPAFSPSGSGARPVGGAGRTVGKFTLLDTLERPWESDSVRPGSVVLVEFATTACVHCPRAIPILKDLQSRYGASGLQVMGVLCDDVSQKDRAAAASRYVSDHNLNYAMYVEPVKAGSIRDQFDVEVYPHAVLLDATGQVLWKGHPQKRAELEAAIKQALGK